The genomic window AGGCGGAGCTGCTGCAGCAGGTGCAGTGGAAGCCGCGGCCGGTGCGGGGCTGGGGCTTCCCGCGCCTGCTCTGGTACCTGGTCTTCTACCAGCCCGTCATCACGGAGCTGCACCTGCGCCGGAAGAACGTGCAGTTCCTGTTCGTCCGCTTCAGCGCCTGGCAGTACGCGGGCACCGACAAGCTGTGGGCCGGGCTCGTGACCACCCTGTGCGAAGGCATCCGCACCCACTACGGGGCGCTGCCCTTCAGCCTCTACACGGTGCTGGGCAACAAGCCGGCCGTGGCCCCGGACTTCTGCCAGCGCGAGTGGCACTGCCGCCGCCGCGTGTGCCTCATCATCTTGGCGCTGGCGGCGGCGCTGGCGCTGGGCATCGGCCTCCTCTACCTGTCCTTCAGCGGCAGGGGCCCCGGGCGCGAGGCGGCCGCCCACGGCAGCCTGCTCAAGGCGTTCGGCGGGGCGGCCACCACGCTGTCGGGCTCCGGGCTGCTCATGGCGCTCTACCAGGTGGGCAAGCACGTGTTCGTGAGCCAGCGCAAGAAGATCGAGCGGCTGGTGAGCCGCGAGAAGTTCGGCAGCCAGCTGGGCTTCATGTGCGAGGTCAAGAAGGAGGTGGAGCTGCTCTGCGACTACCTGCGCTTCCTGGAGGTGTTCCAGCGGCGGCGCCTGCGCATCGTGCTCGAGGTCACGGGCCTGGACACGTGCTACCCCGAGCGCGTGGTGGGCGTGCTCAACGCCATCAACACGCTGCTGTCCGACAGCCACGCGCCCTTCATCTTCATCCTCGTCGTGGACCCGCACATCCTGGCCTCGTGCCTCGAGAGCGCGGGCTCCATGAAGGGCGTGGCCGACAACGGCTACCTCTTTCTCAACCGCACCGTCACGCTGCCCTTCTCGGTGCCCATCATGGGCCGCCGCACCAAGCTGCGCTTCCTGGAGGATGCCGTGCAGAGCCGTGACGACCTGCTCTACCGGGCCATCACCCGGCAGCTGAGGGGCAGCCAGAAGGGGCCTCCCGAGGCCGAGGCCATCGAACTGCTCGGGGTGGAGGTGGCGGCCGCGGGTGGGGCCGGGCCGGGAGCCGGGGGGCAGGAGCAGGGTGGCATCGAAGCCGAGGCCAGCCAGCGGATCCAGGAAGCCCTGTTCTGCCTGCACAATGAGCAGGACTGCCTGTACGAATACATCCCCGACAACGTGGTGTCCATGCGGCGCATCGTGAACACGGTGCCCATCACTGTGAGGCTGCTGCATGAGCACCAGGCCCGGGGTGGTGTCATGAGGCCCACGCCCAGGCAGGCTGTGGCCTGGGTGGTCCTGGCCAACCAGTGGCCCTGCAGGCTCAGCTGGGCCCTCCAGTGCTTGGAAGACAGGCAGCAGGTGGAGGGCGGGCCGGACCCACAGGCCCAGCTGTGGGGCATCTTCCAGGACAATTCCCGGGAGCTCCACACCATGACCAAGGCTTTGCAGAACGTGGTGGACCTGGACGGGG from Monodelphis domestica isolate mMonDom1 chromosome 4, mMonDom1.pri, whole genome shotgun sequence includes these protein-coding regions:
- the NKPD1 gene encoding NTPase KAP family P-loop domain-containing protein 1 isoform X3, which produces MPSKGHARFRPDHSVDPETCPGKDIVTEDDIYCNCLSKTLCHVPTPVTVGFYAPFGCRLHMMLDKITALMQKEAAQQEAELLQQVQWKPRPVRGWGFPRLLWYLVFYQPVITELHLRRKNVQFLFVRFSAWQYAGTDKLWAGLVTTLCEGIRTHYGALPFSLYTVLGNKPAVAPDFCQREWHCRRRVCLIILALAAALALGIGLLYLSFSGRGPGREAAAHGSLLKAFGGAATTLSGSGLLMALYQVGKHVFVSQRKKIERLVSREKFGSQLGFMCEVKKEVELLCDYLRFLEVFQRRRLRIVLEVTGLDTCYPERVVGVLNAINTLLSDSHAPFIFILVVDPHILASCLESAGSMKGVADNGYLFLNRTVTLPFSVPIMGRRTKLRFLEDAVQSRDDLLYRAITRQLRGSQKGPPEAEAIELLGVEVAAAGGAGPGAGGQEQGGIEAEASQRIQEALFCLHNEQDCLYEYIPDNVVSMRRIVNTVPITVRLLHEHQARGGVMRPTPRQAVAWVVLANQWPCRLSWALQCLEDRQQVEGGPDPQAQLWGIFQDNSRELHTMTKALQNVVDLDGDPELFARFLGVDFPFTVAEAQSLLYCTVNLDHSIRRRMGLIRSVRALNPPGDPHNSEKPPSHPRDGANHTGKPSAVS
- the NKPD1 gene encoding NTPase KAP family P-loop domain-containing protein 1 isoform X1, giving the protein MPSKGHARFRPDHSVDPETCPGKGVHHQRRQDVSSSRPPAPASAHHTHRSCPGNPRARPPSFQAPRNGGYWLRQPSTASPPPKAAPLRHRHCLGEDRAQGCPVGKGHKTARGRPPPESAPPPAAVSNPGLPPYPKADGVPEAPGPSLARPFPALGACSSGSFSGDIVTEDDIYCNCLSKTLCHVPTPVTVGFYAPFGCRLHMMLDKITALMQKEAAQQEAELLQQVQWKPRPVRGWGFPRLLWYLVFYQPVITELHLRRKNVQFLFVRFSAWQYAGTDKLWAGLVTTLCEGIRTHYGALPFSLYTVLGNKPAVAPDFCQREWHCRRRVCLIILALAAALALGIGLLYLSFSGRGPGREAAAHGSLLKAFGGAATTLSGSGLLMALYQVGKHVFVSQRKKIERLVSREKFGSQLGFMCEVKKEVELLCDYLRFLEVFQRRRLRIVLEVTGLDTCYPERVVGVLNAINTLLSDSHAPFIFILVVDPHILASCLESAGSMKGVADNGYLFLNRTVTLPFSVPIMGRRTKLRFLEDAVQSRDDLLYRAITRQLRGSQKGPPEAEAIELLGVEVAAAGGAGPGAGGQEQGGIEAEASQRIQEALFCLHNEQDCLYEYIPDNVVSMRRIVNTVPITVRLLHEHQARGGVMRPTPRQAVAWVVLANQWPCRLSWALQCLEDRQQVEGGPDPQAQLWGIFQDNSRELHTMTKALQNVVDLDGDPELFARFLGVDFPFTVAEAQSLLYCTVNLDHSIRRRMGLIRSVRALNPPGDPHNSEKPPSHPRDGANHTGKPSAVS
- the NKPD1 gene encoding NTPase KAP family P-loop domain-containing protein 1 isoform X2 produces the protein MICLASVRCSEGSRLTPLGEPPPPPPSRGPQTGGAGPASTSSPPRSVSFPGRGPTGQGPRLRALLGRCPPRATLASGQITLSTPRRVRGKESITSGARMSHLLGLRLRPLPIIPTDIVTEDDIYCNCLSKTLCHVPTPVTVGFYAPFGCRLHMMLDKITALMQKEAAQQEAELLQQVQWKPRPVRGWGFPRLLWYLVFYQPVITELHLRRKNVQFLFVRFSAWQYAGTDKLWAGLVTTLCEGIRTHYGALPFSLYTVLGNKPAVAPDFCQREWHCRRRVCLIILALAAALALGIGLLYLSFSGRGPGREAAAHGSLLKAFGGAATTLSGSGLLMALYQVGKHVFVSQRKKIERLVSREKFGSQLGFMCEVKKEVELLCDYLRFLEVFQRRRLRIVLEVTGLDTCYPERVVGVLNAINTLLSDSHAPFIFILVVDPHILASCLESAGSMKGVADNGYLFLNRTVTLPFSVPIMGRRTKLRFLEDAVQSRDDLLYRAITRQLRGSQKGPPEAEAIELLGVEVAAAGGAGPGAGGQEQGGIEAEASQRIQEALFCLHNEQDCLYEYIPDNVVSMRRIVNTVPITVRLLHEHQARGGVMRPTPRQAVAWVVLANQWPCRLSWALQCLEDRQQVEGGPDPQAQLWGIFQDNSRELHTMTKALQNVVDLDGDPELFARFLGVDFPFTVAEAQSLLYCTVNLDHSIRRRMGLIRSVRALNPPGDPHNSEKPPSHPRDGANHTGKPSAVS